In Mustela erminea isolate mMusErm1 chromosome 15, mMusErm1.Pri, whole genome shotgun sequence, the following proteins share a genomic window:
- the ESD gene encoding S-formylglutathione hydrolase isoform X4: MKFGIYLPPKAETEKCPALYWLSGLTCTEQNFISKAGYQQAASEHGLIIIAPDTSPRGCNIKGEDESWDFGTGAGFYVDATEDPWKTNYRMYSYVTEELPRLINANFPVDPQRMSIFGHSMGGHGALICALKNPGKYKSVSAFAPICNPVLCPWGKKAFSGYLGTDQSKWKAYDATHLVKSYPGSQLDILIDQGRDDQFLTDGQLLPDNFIAACTEKKVPVVFRLQEGYDHSYYFIATFITDHIRHHAKYLNA; this comes from the exons GTTTGACTTGCACAGAACAGAATTTTATATCAAAGGCTGGTTATCAGCAAGCTGCCTCCGAACATGGCCTCATCATCATTGCTCCAGATACCAGCCCTC GGGGCTGCAATATTAAAGGAGAAGATGAGAGCTGGGACTTCGGCACCGGTGCTGGATTTTATGTGGATGCCACTGAAGATCCTTGGAAGACTAACTACAGAATGTACTCTTATGTAACTGAGGAG CTTCCCCGGCTCATAAATGCCAATTTTCCAGTGGACCCCCAAAGGATGTCTATTTTTGGCCACTCCATGGGAGGCCATGGAGCTCTGATTTGTGCTTTGAAGAATCCTGGAAAGTACAAA tCTGTGTCGGCATTTGCTCCCATTTGCAACCCAGTGCTCTGTCCTTGGGGCAAAAAAGCCTTTAGTGGATATTTGGGAACAGATCAAAGTAAATGGAAG gctTATGATGCTACCCACCTTGTGAAGTCCTACCCAGGTTCCCAGCTGGACATACTGATTGATCAAGGGAGAGATGACCAGTTCCTTACAGATGGACAGTTACTACCTGATAACTTCATAGCTGCCTGTACGGAAAAGAAAGTCCCTGTTGTTTTTAGACTACAAGAG GGTTATGATCATAGCTACTACTTCATTGCAACCTTTATTACCGATCACATCAGACATCATGCAAAATACCTGAATGCATGA